From the Mauremys reevesii isolate NIE-2019 linkage group 19, ASM1616193v1, whole genome shotgun sequence genome, one window contains:
- the PLPP7 gene encoding inactive phospholipid phosphatase 7, whose translation MPASQSRARARERNNVLNRAEFLSLNQPMKGNQETRSSSRKQGSQSGLAPIQNEGTKERRQSQQLPEEDCMQLNPSFKGIAFNSLLAIDICMSKRLGVCASSASSWGSARSMITLIGITGHGVPWIGGTLICLVKSSTLAGQEVLMNLLLALLLDVMIVAGLQKLAKRRGPYDVHPGLLDYLTMDIYAFPAGHASRAAMVSKFFLNHLVLAIPLRILLVLWAFCVGLSRIMIGRHHITDVLSGFVFGYLQFRLVELLWMSSNTCQMIISIW comes from the exons ATGCCAGCATCCCAAAGCCGGGCCAGAGCCAGAGAGCGGAACAATGTCCTGAACAGGGCTGAGTTCCTCTCGTTGAACCAGCCCATGAAAGGGAACCAGGAGACCAGGAGCTCCAGCAGAAAGCAGGGCAGCCagtctggtctggctcccatccaaAACGAGGGCACCAAGGAGCGACGGCAATCGCAGCAGCTTCCCGAGGAGGACTGCATGCAGCTGAACCCCTCCTTCAAGGGAATTGCCTTCAACTCCCTGCTGGCCATCGATATCTGCATGTCCAAGAGGCTGGGGGTCTGTGCCAGCAGCGCCTCGTCCTGGGGCAGCGCCCGCTCCATGATCACACTCATCGGGATCACAGGGCATGGCGTACCCTGGATCGGGGGCACACTCATCTGCCTGGTGAAGAGCAGCACGCTGGCGGGACAGGAGGTCCTCATGAACCTGCTGCTAG CCTTACTCCTGGACGTCATGATTGTGGCAGGATTGCAGAAGCTGGCCAAGCGACGAGGCCCATATGATGTCCACCCCGGCCTCTTGGACTATCTGACCATGGACATCTATGCTTTCCCAGCTGGCCACGCCAGCCGAGCTGCCATGGTGTCCAAATTCTTCCTCAACCACCTGGTTTTGGCCATCCCACTCCGGATCCTGCTGGTCCTCTGGGCCTTCTGCGTGGGGCTTTCCCGCATCATGATTGGACGGCACCATATCACAGATGTCCTGTCCGGCTTTGTCTTTGGCTACTTGCAGTTCAGGCTGGTGGAGTTGTTGTGGATGTCTTCCAACACGTGTCAGATGATAATATCAATCTGGTGA
- the FAM78A gene encoding protein FAM78A codes for MPNLPQDCWSVLGIALVLYAMGCIQSISCKSKVFRESISVIEVKASIDPVPTSIDESSSVVLRYRTPHFRASAQVLVPPIPKKETWIVGWIQACSHMEFYNHYGEQGMSSWELPDLQDGKIQAISDSDGVNYPWYGNTTETCMIVGPTRKESKFNISMNDNFYPSVTWAVPVSESNMAKLTSIHRDQSFTTWLVATNTATSEMVILQTVKWRMRLGIDVNPSRPLGQRATLQQPFAQEQPQVLSKNEPIPPSALVKPNANDAQVLMWRPKDGPPLVVIPSKYR; via the exons ATGCCTAATCTTCCCCAGGATTGCTGGAGTGTCCTAGGAATTGCACTGGTGTTGTATGCCATGGGCTGTATTCAGAGTATTAGCTGCAAATCCAAAGTTTTCCGGGAAAGTATTTCAGTGATTGAAGTGAAAGCCTCCATCGATCCTGTTCCCACCAGCATCGACGAGTCATCCAGCGTGGTTCTGCGATACCGGACCCCTCACTTTCGAGCCTCTGCCCAGGTCTTGGTACCGCCTATCCCCAAGAAAGAGACCTGGATCGTGGGTTGGATTCAAGCATGTAGCCATATGGAGTTTTACAACCACTACGGGGAGCAGGGAAT GTCGAGTTGGGAGCTCCCAGATCTGCAAGATGGCAAGATCCAGGCCATAAGCGACTCGGACGGCGTGAACTACCCCTGGTACGGCAACACCACAGAAACCTGCATGATCGTGGGACCCACCAGGAAGGAATCCAAGTTCAACATCAGCATGAATGATAACTTCTACCCAAGTGTCACATGGGCGGTGCCTGTGAGCGAGAGCAACATGGCAAAACTCACGAGCATCCACCGGGATCAAAGCTTCACCACCTGGTTGGTTGCCACCAACACAGCCACCAGCGAGATGGTGATCCTGCAGACTGTCAAGTGGCGTATGAGGCTGGGCATAGACGTGAATCCCAGCAGACCCTTGGGGCAGCGTGCCACACTGCAGCAACCCTTTGCTCAAGAGCAGCCCCAGGTCCTTAGCAAGAATGAGCCAATACCACCCAGTGCCCTTGTGAAACCCAATGCCAATGATGCTCAGGTACTCATGTGGAGGCCAAAGGACGGGCCACCACTAGTGGTGATCCCTTCAAAATATCGGTAA